From Solanum lycopersicum chromosome 4, SLM_r2.1:
AATGGTAAGGCAAGTGAAATGTACTTACGAATAGTGTAAGGAGCtgtatttttggatttttactCCCCAAGCGTTTCTTGATAATCTTAAGAGCATCCTTTGCTTGTCTGAAATTAGAATTTAATCAGTAAGCTGGTAAAAAATCAACTATAGAAAAGCTCAACTTGACAAGACCAACTaggataatttaaaattttactacAGGACAACAAACAATTTCAGAAAATCTAGATGGAACATGAACTGACAATGAAGAATACcatttcaaataaaagaaaatgcaaCAGAAGTGCATCTTACACTTGTATCAGCCAGCAAGGCAACATCCAACTTTATACATGTTTGCCTACTTTACTGCCTATCATGCTCTGAAATTTCTTTGAGAGACTTTACTACCCATAAGCATGActtactttttcctttttcacttTTCCACTTCCCCAGGTACATAATTTTCAGGTGAAAAGAAGATAGACAACTAACAGTCACGGTGAAATACTTCccacaatttcattaataaataaGTTGTTAAATCTAAAACCACAAGGGTTCTTTTAAGCCAAAAAGGATTAAAACAAGGAAATCCACTCTCCTTATCTCGTTGCGAATGTGATGGAAGTGTTAAATTTAACTCTTAAAGAGGATGGAAGTCATAAATAACTCAAGAGCTTTTATATAGATGGACACAGTGATACGAGCTTGGAGATGGCACATATTTGCATGACACATCATTATTTTGATGCTGAAAGAGACCAAATGTTGCACCTCCGAATTACAATATTGGCTTTTGAAGCTGTTTGTGGCCTAAAATTAACTTGGCCAAAAGaagtgtttttattttaaatgctAAGACAATATTTTGGAGCTTTCCAATAATCTTGGATGCAAAGTTCAGTCATTCCCTACTGCTTATTtgagcctttttttttttggttctagATTGAAAGAAAATGGGATCCGGCAAGGAACTCTTGATGTGGAAAAAGATAGCTCCATGGCAGAAACAATATTTATCCTTTGGTGGAAGACTCACTAAggtgaatattttttttgatcaTATGCTCACCTATTGATGTCGCTCATTCCCCTTTCTTCTACATTAGAAAAATAGTTTCATAAACTTATGAGCAACGGAAACTCTAGCAGAGAAAGCTGCATATGGTTAGATGGAAAAATGTAGTGATCAATAAAGGTGGAGAGTTGGGAGTAAAGTATGTCAAGCTCCATAACAAAGTATAGCTTTTTAAATGGTTTTCAAAACTACATCATAGCAAAAAGGGGAGTCGAGGCCTGAGGGATGTATCTGATCATTAAataatggaacaaaaattactGGACTCCAGCTTCACTCATGCCTAATAATATACCATCTGGAAGCACATTCACAGTTATTAAAGAGAATTTCATATGCATACTAAGCTAAGAATGGGTAAATGTATCACATGAGATTTTGGTTGTATTATTGGTAGGACATTGGGTTGCACAAAAATGAGTTCCCTAATATATTAATCTCGTTGTAATAACGACAGCATCGCAGCTGAAAGATATCGATTACAGGATGACACTGCAGTTCGGGAAAACTCTTAATGATTGGTGAATTAGGAGCTAGAATTTCTACATCCTGTTTCTTTGGATACATGAAGTCACAACACACTTGTCCAGCTAGCTGTTGGTGGGATCTCTGTTAAAAGCTGCTATAATTGTCTTGAAAGAAACATGCCCGCCTTGGAAAATGAACTGGAAAACTAAAGCACCTCTTAAAGTTGTTTGTGTTGAATGAGTAGCAGGCTAGCACCTAAGATCTAAAGGTGCCGCTTTGACTCGTGATAAACTTCAAAGAAGAGGCTTCTTTTGTGAGAACTACTTGAAAAGCATCAATCACTTGTTCGTCCACTGCAACCAAGCACAGAAAGTCTGGTCACTCTTTCTAATCTGTTTGGAGTGTCTCGGGTCAAGCCCAGGGTAGTGAGAGTTTGCTGCTCTGTTGCAGGCTCAGAGAAATTGCAGAAACTGAAGATGTCTATGTAAGACAATCCCATAATGCAATTACGGATTGATTGACTAGCATTGAGGATGAAGAAAGAGAAATCTTGGTCCAGTAGTATTAACTTTTAACTATTCCATAGCACTTCAAGCACAACATAACTAACAGAGTGATGAACTAGCTTTGTTTCTTGGTAAGAGATGATCTATTCAAGTTCTATAACTGGTTTTCCTTTGACCAATTTCCTTCATTCCACCTATCTCCTTACCTTATGATCATCATTCACTCTTAACTTATTTCTCTTTGTTTAGTaagattttaaaatagaaattaagaaaatcataATGGAGATGTTTCCTAGGCAGTTGCTTTCAGGATTTCTCCTATGGATTTGGAGCaacttccccccccccccctacaGAGAATCGTGAAACGATTGCCACTATTGGGGGATTGTTTCAACCTAATGAACTGACAGGCTAGGCCTTCACCACTGCATATCCTGACTGTGCCTTGTCATTTCACAACTTCAGTTATGCAGCTAGTCCACCACAACTGCCAGATTGGAGTATAATACAGATGTTTCTTTTCCAAACTCAGCATGATTTTGCCAATggtggaaaaaaaattgagcatGCAAAATACATGACTATACTCAACTCAGCATCCACCTTGGAAGACCAAATCCCAAGTGATATCATGAGAAACTCATCATGTTATATTGATGCATACAAAGATGAGTTATCATTGCCTTTTACGTGACTTGATTGATATGAGACGACTGTTGTGTCTTATTTTAATGACTTCAGCTCATTCTTGCTGGATACTCCTTATGAAAGTGACATAAGGGATAAAGGTATACTTCAAGTCCCAAAAGTTCAACAACAACAGCTTCACAATCCTGATAGCGGTCGTCCCAAGAATTATGTAGCAAGTGTGTAAACCAGTATGTTTAGATTCAACAGATGACTCCACCACAAACACTTCAGGAAAAGCAACATAAACATCCTGGTTTACACACTTGTCACTTAACTCTATGGAACAACCACCATCAGTAATGTGAATTTGTTGATCCAGAAGTTTTGAAACTTGCGATATATTCCTATCAGTCATGTCACTTGGTACCCAACAAATACgagctaaaataattaaaataagaccAACAATCGTCTCATATCCATCAACAGCCCGCAAAACGGTAATGATAACCCATCCTTGTATGAGTCAGTATCAGTGATGAATTTCTCAAGTTATCACTTGAGATTTGGTCTTAAAAGGTGGATGATGAATTTCTCAAGATATCAAAATAAGCTACACAGTCATTTCAAGCAATCTTTACCTAGGATTACAAAATACCACATAAACATATAAGCAAGAAAGTTACCCAGGATTCATGTTGATGATATCACAAAGCTCAATGTTTATAGCCCAGTCTGGCCCAATCAGCATATCACTAGTTGCCCTTTCTGCACAAGCCGCCGCATTGTTAGCCATCTCTTCTAGTTTCCACTGTTTCTTCAAATTGTTCTCCCTGTAAGAAAGGggcaaaaacatcaaaatttcGAAGGGTAAGAACATAAACCCACCctttaaacaaaacaaaaattcaaagtaGAACCTCACCAAGAATCAAACTAACTTGCGATTGAACAAAAGGTATCCCAAAACCCACCAAGAATCAAAGAAGCAAACAGATCATCAAAATCCCCAATTCCCAATTCCCACCaagatttaatttttctacttctagaatgaagaaaagaaatacccaaataaaaaaaaagcatcAAGATCAAAAATAGACCAGATCAATAATGAAACAAACCCaaataaaactattttcaaGATCATGATGATACACAGctgaaatgaagaaaaaaaacaaaattcaaagaaaGATCAAAGTAAAGGGTATCAAAATCATCTGAGAAATGAAACAGTCAAAGATCTTTCATATACTCTAGTAATTTACCTCTAAAATACACAGAGAGAGAGATTGATTGGATTTAAGTGTGTGGGTTTTTAATGCAAGGTTTTCTGGTGTTACCTTTAGCCTTTTCTTCAgctttgtttttgttgtaagCGCGTATTGAACCACTAGAAATGGACCGGAAAATAGTTTAGGATTTGACTattacaagaatctcaaaattcgATTTTCGTGGCTTTCTGAACTCTCATCTTGTTCgaataaatttgaaatgtgAATGAAATATCTTACTTCTATAACAAGGTTTTTGTCATTTCTTACCATAgttgaattttatatatttcttgaaattaagatttttatttttaattttcttattatatttgaatttgaccTGTTTTATGATATgaaagttaaaatattattataattgattttccttttttgggagataaagttttgaatatttacatcaatatatttgaattttttttatggaagtaaaattaaatgataattataattgatttattttttggaataaaatttgaagatctttttatcatatttgaatttttttatttatttttatggaaGAAAGGTTAAATGTTCtcataattgattttattttatttttttggagtttaaaattttcttaacatatttgagttttagtttttttatggaaaaatattaaagtaatattataattaattttcttttttgggataaagtttatattttttacaatatttgggttttgatttttttatagatcgaaagaaaaatattatcatgATTGATTCTTTCTTAGGAGAAAGTTTGCTAATTTCTTcctatatttgaattatatatttttataaattgaaacttaaagaatcattataattatttttctttttatagagTTATGATTAAAGAAAGATTTATCTCCCAACAATTTAGGtttataataatttgttataaGTAGGTTGCTTAACCAaacaatatcaatattataattgtctaatataaaaaaaaaaaatatcatctaaTTTATCAATATGGTGATTAAAATTTGTGCACGATACCTTGCTATTTTAATCCAACAAATCGAATATTTTAAGTTTGCTAGTAAAATACAAAGTTACggttaaatttttataaattttatgttcaattaagaatttaatttcGATTTTTAAAAGTAGGAAAATTCTCATTTAATGATCCAACTTGAGACCTCCTGTGGGAATCTCATTGGGGATTGACATATGTAATATCAAGATGATTCATatgatctttttctttaaaaaaaaattacagcaaataaagtattttgtttcaaaaataataaattttaaaaataaacattagaGACTTTGTTGTTTAAATAAATGAGAATGTTTGATactatcaacaaaaataattctaacTTTTAAAAAGATCATAAATTCAATCAATCAAAAAACACATAAAGTTGATTTAGCTTTGAAAAGTTCTATTCGTTctagaaaaaaatcataataatatattaaaattatttccaattgaataattttattgtattgagTTCTTTGTGCACTTACTACTCCATATAttagtgaaaattttaaatttatcactAAATTCATCTATTCATCATTTGTGAAgtacattaaatatattatcgttattatattttatcctattattatgttattaaaaaGGAATGTAAATTGCTATAGTCAATGACAATAATCAAGTCTCCATAGAAGATTAAGtctaatttttattctttaagtCTTACGTATGTATATTCCACTTCTAGAAGACATGAACCAATAATAATCCGtaaattgaaaatattcaatatattttgtcttttttccctttaaaatttTGCTCAAAATCTAGGAATATCCCTTGTGTTTGTTTTAGGATTACAACATCACTCaattttgtctatttttttcaaaatatacttacataaaaaaatatattatttctctcCTACTAGAATGTCATGTCACATTTttatacttattattaatatttttctaattcttttaaaGAATAGGAGGAACTCACGTATTTTCTTGAAGAACGAGGAGCTCATATTACAAttcttaatgtaattttttactgGGTATAATATGTGggtttgtctattttttttaaaaaatctatttatatataataggaaaagTAAAAAGTGTCACATGTCAGCACCACaaatatttaagaattttaattttttcaaaaagaattttaaatatgctctaaaaatgcaattaaaaaatagaaattgtaatataactattttaaatagaaaataaaagttcttttgttaaaaaaaaattgtaactggcaaaaaaataaataatttttaaatgcctctaatttaaattttgaaagaaaaaaaataaaattgaactattctttttttataaaaacaataatggCTATTACAcgatatttttttacaaaaatagaaTCTAGCAGCTGGctatatgttttgatttattcCTATACTAGTGAATTTGACCGCGCTACACGCGGGTTTAATATTTATGgtaaaattttactttatttagcaAAAATTATCATTACAATTGTATTTTTATCTCTAAAATTTACAAACCATTATTTCCTTTAATTTCCACCTTTACATAAACTTGGTAActtttgttttatcttttaaatatttgacgATATTGTTATCTCTCATGCACTTGTTATTTGaattataactataaaaatttcCGAGTATATACATATTCACATAcataacttttcttatttttattttttgtaattttttctattttagaaGGTCGTGAATATTTCATCCCGCAAAAATAGAAAAGGTGAatgtcaaatattaaaaaaaatataatttttgtaagtttttgtgatataaacaaaaagaataaaatggacattttatttttagttgtatcaaatttaaatttatttaattttatatagttgcttgtttaattattatttttctctataattaTAACAACCTCGTATCCATTTATTGCTTCAATGCACAAATAATTACATGTAAATAAGAaacttttacaaatattttggTAAGCAATTTCAAAATAGAATTCTTAGTCGTCCACCACGATATTGCTCCAtttctcatattattttttcagtattgtgttttataaaaaataaaatacaaaaagagaTGAGCATGAGTGTATTTACTgatttgcaaaaagaaaatcacacTTGAATGAAGCTTATCGTGCTTAGGTGATAAATCTTCTCTTTCTAAATATGTTGTCGTCGATAATAttacattttcatataatttgtaGTGAAAAGAGTAAATTGACCAttggaagaaaattttaatttacaatGAACCCAATAGATGAGTAATAATTCTAATCAATAACGAAAAGTCAGTAACTTCGTATTCTTAGTAACATCATATATCTATGTGATCTACAATAAGAAATTTAAACGACaatcatattttctttattcacgGAAAACTAATTATTACgtaattacaatttataaaccttatatacaattaataatgATAAGTCACTATATAACTTTTAGAAATATTTGTGTtgaaaagttaaagtattaatttttttggtaaaatttggACACCAACCAAAAGAATGGTAAAACAACTGCTTACACTTCATATTTCAACTCCTCTCGTAAATCAATAAAGAGATAATATCTATATAACTTGCAAACAATTAACGTCTAATTAGAGTATTATCTTCataagatatataaattaaaatttattgaggtaaataaaaataatgacaaaaattAAGATATCGTAATACTAAATTGAGAGAGAATAAAGGAAGAgatataaaatgaacaaatagaggtaaaaataaaatagcgcaaaaagaaaaatagagaaattgtGTTAGGATTTTGAAGTAGTTCATTTGATAGTAAAATTCTGAAACGTTGCATTATCTTTTTCATCAAAGAGTTGTAATTAAGTGGatgcatttctttttttattattattgaaattctGTATCCATAACTATTTTTTCCATAATTAAGCACACTAATTATGGGAAAGTAAATATTGATTACGAGGAatgaaatgaatataattttaatgccAAAATGATAGcctttgaaaatttttatttatagcaAGGTATAATTgatcattaattaataattattaataatacaaTTGCGTAAACATAGAGAAAAATGCATAGATCTTAAGTAAATAGACAAATACCTTTTGTGATCATGAGGCATGCCGTACATTAACATAATGAAGAACCTCCTTTACAATACGtgggttatatatatatatatatatatatatatatatatatatatatatatatatatatatatatatatataaaacccaCCTTAATATTATACCATACAGATTTAGATTTAGGGAGAGACATATTGAATAGAATTAGAACTTAACTtcctaaaacaaaaataaaatcttttgaaaaattaaataacattgataataataaaataataataattattattattataataaaaaaactattgGCTTATATCAAAAAGCTTCATGGTAATATccttaacatatatatacacattaaaaattaatcaagaatagataaaataaactcttagcttacctcttttgcTCTTCATATAAAAAGCTTCATAATAATTATCCTGTTTAAAAAGATGCtaacatatatacatcaaaAATAAAGATCATGGATGGATAAAATAATaggaagaagatgaaagagAGATAGAAAAAAGCTACATGAAACCCTCCAAAAAGGTATAAgaagatatgaaaaaaatacttaCATGAAACTCCAAGAAAAATGTCTAAGAAGATATGAATAAATAGGGAAATGAATTGTCTAATTGATTACATGTgattaagaattaaaaaaaaaaaaaaaactgacaaTACGTGGGTTGCTGGAAAAAATGTGTGATCATGCACATCAATTACACTATTATATATTTAGATGTTACATATTTCCTTTTGAAAGGAAGAGTTCAATGTACTAAAGGCTAATAATAAGGAAAGTGGATAATTGTTTTTAAAGGTTATTGAACagaaaatgagagaaaaaaaattaaaattctaaaaattaaaataaaatagtatacTGATCAATGAAGCATGCAACATCAACGTGATTTTATTCagctttatattatatatagattattaTACAAAAGCCCACTGGTGAAACTGAGatgttgaaatttgaaaatcgAGAATTTATTTCGAGTGTTTAAAATCCTATCTAATTTTAcagtttataaatatttgattataatttttggaAATGTACTTTCACAAAATCTAGCTTCGTATTTGCAAGGCTATAATCTCATCCTTGTGTTGTTCACTGGTAGTAATATTTGTTTAGTTTCAACTGATGTTAAGtaagattttaattatttttttttgaagttaattTTTTCACTTGCCCAGTTACCTTAGATTTTTGACTTTATCTCTCTCTTGTTTTTCCAAAACATGATAGTATGTTCATTTTACCAGAAGtatgattattttcttttttttaattattattgaaagGAAATGTCTTGTATAAACAAGTAAACAAACTTATCAACGGCTGCATAGTTGTGATTTGTGATTGTAACCCAACATCATTATACGTTGATAATTTCATCAGAACTTGGATGTGTTTCTTTGccttatttctaatttttatgttttaaaagggGTTAATAATTTATGTTGGTGGAGATGGTATTTATGGGCAAGTTTTGATGGTGGTAAAACAAGTTATAACTGGCAAATAGATGAGTAAATCATATCATGAATGGATTGACAGAGGAAGGGCGGAAAATTGacatacattatataaatacatcaaTTAATTGTAAAGTATTGAGACTTTTGAGTATTACTTGGATCGAGCTAGGTTACCTAGTGATTAACAAGCATCCTCCTGTCGTGGTAGCCCAGCGCCAAGGAGCATACCATTGTAAGGAAAGAGAACCCAAATAGCGGTGGAATGAGCTACGGTAGGACCGGTAAGTTGACAGAAATACAAGGTTTTTTCTTATTAATGAAGGCCATGGAGTAAAGGGAAGTGGATAGATTTTTCGAAGATGGATTGAACAAACCACAAAATAATCTTACCTCTGGTAATATCAAACATGCTATCATGTCAGCTGATAAGAAAACTAATCAAGCAAAAACATGAGATCAAATTCATATGTATTGTTGAAAACAAACCAAAACAAGGAACATTATGTTTTGCAAGTCTGCGGAAAATATCCCTCAGAAACAGAACAAAATTTAGAATACTAACGTATCAGAGAAGAGAACTACTAGAACAAAACGACAGAAGGACTCATATCACATCTAAAATGAATCAAGCCTCAACCCTCTCAGGTGCTGCCTCTTCAGTGGCGTACACAATAACCTTATTGGCAGGTTTTGCCAAGATATCAAAGTACTCTTGGAATGGAGATTTGGTGAACCGAGTCTCTTTCCAGAAGTCTGGGGTCAGGAACCCGTAAGTCTTCATTAAACAATCAAAGGTAGCCTACATGTATAAAATGAGTGGCATCAGACTCAAGCACAGCAAATATATTGTAAATGAGCAAAAATGAAAGCTAATGCTTTTTACGCTATACACAAACCATCACACCAGTTTTGGATAAAAATAGTAGCTGGGTACAACAAAAAGTGTTTCGATGAACACTTGCAATAAGCCACAATCCAAACAACAAACGACTAGTcatttaatatctttttaagAACAAAGTGCTTATGACACATTGCAGCACATGTATTGCAGGAAATGGTAAGAATCAGTAATGGTACACACCTACTATCACACAATTCGACTTGCTCAACAATGAATTCAGTGGCAGACACACAATTTCCCACCAATTTAACCAATACTCTTAATACATCCATACTTTTGGAACCAAACTAAACAATCTTGTTCTCGAGAAAGACATGATTTGGAACTATAAGACTAAAGATTGTTACTATCTCTGTCACAATCTACAAAGTTCCAGTGCAATATTTCCAAAAATTTGAGAACTTTGATGTAGCCATGTGATATAACTTACTTATAGAAAAGATCATTTCTTTATTGTTATATTAACATAAAACACATTAAACTCAAGGAAAGTTTTACTGGAATAGACCCGGTTGTCATCTCCACATTAGctattttaaacaaaatgtaCAATCAAATTAACCTTTTTGTTCAATTATAATGTGATACGCATCAATTCTTATGCTATAGTATTAAAACTACAAGTAATAGAATCATCACACAattaacaataatgataatcacAGGATCTGTTGAAAGATCGAACCTTAACGAAGTTGCCAAGGGTTTTGGTGGATCCGCGAGAAGATGTGAAGACATCTTCGATACCAGCAAACTGAAGGACCTTCTTGGGGACACGAGCAGCAACTATACCAGCACCACGAGGAGCAGGCACCATCCTCACAGTAACAGACCCACATTTCCCTGTAACCTTGCAAGGCACAGTGTGTGGCTTACCAATCTTGTTACCCCAGTAACCTCTCCTCACTGGAATCACTGATAGTTTAGCCAATATAATTCCTCCACGAATAGCAGTAGCGACTTCCTTCGAGCACTTAACACCCAAACCAACGTGACCATTCCCGTCACCTACAACAACAAACGCCTTAAACCTGGTTCTCTGCCCGGCACGGGTCTGCTTCTGAACCGGCATGATTTTCATCACCTCATCCTTGAGAGATGGACCGATGAGGGTATCTATGATTTGGAACTCCTTGATTGGGAGTGAGTGAAGGTAAATTTGCTCAAGTGAGCGAATTTTGCCATCTTTCACAAGCCTTCCTAGCTTAGTGACCGGAACCCATTTCTCCTCCTCTGTTTCACGACGTGGACGACGGCCGCCACGGCCCCGTCCACCGCGGTCTCCACCTCTACCACCACGGCCTCCAAATCCACGACCGAACCCACCTCTCTCCCCTCCTCCTCTTTCCGCCATGATTGTAGGTATAAGGTATGCAGCTAGGGTTTACAGagtgtgtgtatgtgtgaaGATGAAAAATGACGGATTGTTAGGCTTATAAGGGAGCTAGGGTTTCGTAAAATGGGCTTGAAGGAAAGAAAGTCCATATGGAACTACAAGTTTGGGCCATAATGATACAACTTTACGTATATAGCCCATAATAGTTTGCAATTTTTATCCTAAAAGATACTAGCATAAAGTTGGCGAAATAATCTAATAGATCTTGATACTTGTCCGAGTTTGTATTATGTATCCTTCTACTTAATTCGTTACCAATTGAACTCTTAAACTCAATTACAAGAAGATGTTTAAACCTCTCAAATCATGTGTGTAGTTCAATCtcttttaaataaatgaaatgttAAATACAAGtcatttaaattaataacatgtcataattatattgattaacttatttttaaaaattgttaattaaaaatattaaataataggttaaataatcttttaactcaatatttttaattaaatagaataatttTTGTAACTCCACACAATTGATAACTTCAGCGTCGCCGTCTTTCTCCTCTTCACCTCTCCCATTCCCGTCGTGAAACAGTTGTCGCCGTCAGCAAAGAAAGCCGTCACTACTATCACATATACTCTCTTCCTCCCTATCTCCATTTTTGCCGCATACCCTCGCCAtatttcctttccttatttGCCAACTTCACAAAACCAGCAACCCTAAGCCACCACAACACCAACTCCGACTGACAAACCTTTTCGCCTACATGACCAACTCCTCGCACCCTTACTTGCCTCATCTCCTCTCTATAATCTTCATTTCTCTGAACCAACAACGACCCCCCTGTGAGCCATTATGAATCcctttttttctccttcttctccgATGTACCATGATGCCATCAACACCTCCTCGCCACCTCCGTTCCAGCGAAAAAGGGACCAACCTcactt
This genomic window contains:
- the LOC101254082 gene encoding small ribosomal subunit protein uS5x-like, producing the protein MAERGGGERGGFGRGFGGRGGRGGDRGGRGRGGRRPRRETEEEKWVPVTKLGRLVKDGKIRSLEQIYLHSLPIKEFQIIDTLIGPSLKDEVMKIMPVQKQTRAGQRTRFKAFVVVGDGNGHVGLGVKCSKEVATAIRGGIILAKLSVIPVRRGYWGNKIGKPHTVPCKVTGKCGSVTVRMVPAPRGAGIVAARVPKKVLQFAGIEDVFTSSRGSTKTLGNFVKATFDCLMKTYGFLTPDFWKETRFTKSPFQEYFDILAKPANKVIVYATEEAAPERVEA